ATTCCAAATATTTTTCAAGCTCAACTTTGAACTCTTCCTTGTCAACTTTTCCCCAGTTCCTGCTGTAGAAAAACTCGTTCTTGAGTATACCGAAAAAGCCTTCACACGCGGCGTTGTCGGGCGTGTAGCCCTTTCTTGACATGGATCGTGTCAAGCCATACTTTTTCATTCTCTCGATCCATCCGGGCCACCTGTAATGACTTCCTCTGTCCGTATGGATTATCGGGGTTTCACCCTCATGGAGTGTCGCAACGGCCTTATCCAGCATCTCGTCGACAAGGGTCGCATCAGGTGACTCTCCGATTGTCCAACATACTGGCGCTCCGTCGAAGCAGTCGATAATCGGTGATAGGTACACTTTGCCGTCGTGTAGAGGAAATTCCGTTATGTCCGTCAGCCATTTTTGATTGGGTGCATCGGCGTGAAAATTGCGATTGAGAATATTGGGAACGGCGGGTGTGATTTCGCCTTTATACGAACTATATTTCAGTTTCTTGGGTTTGTAGACGATGAGGTTGCCGAGTTTCATTGCGCGTCTGACAACCTTCTCGGAAACTTTCTTTCCGGTCTTTGAAAGTTCGCTGTGGATTTTTCTGTAGCCGTAAGTTTTGTTGGACTCGTCGAATATTGGGACAAGTTCTTTTAGCAACTGAAGGTCCTTATTGTTCCGGTCATTCAGGTGTTTTACGTTGTAGTAATAGACGCTTCGGGACATTCCCAATGCAAGTAGGATATCCCTTAATTTGTAGCGGTTGCGTAAGGCGTTGACAAGCTGTGTTTTTTCCCTGTTGCGAAGGGCAGACAAGTCAACGCCTGGGTCTTTTTTTATTATGTTCAGCGTCTCCTTCAATATGTCAA
This genomic stretch from Fibrobacter sp. UWB2 harbors:
- a CDS encoding IS3 family transposase, whose protein sequence is MHFTEDQIAKALETFHDLKSATKVVRKLGYPSTKQLYKWIKKEGQPHQERKHHRIINTPEHPPHAPFNVKLEAIRRCYEMGEPMISVAKDIGYTYASIYYWYQDYKKYGLMGLQNKPRPTKRKLEKEKDLSSEDAKALNEKIRSLQLEVDILKETLNIIKKDPGVDLSALRNREKTQLVNALRNRYKLRDILLALGMSRSVYYYNVKHLNDRNNKDLQLLKELVPIFDESNKTYGYRKIHSELSKTGKKVSEKVVRRAMKLGNLIVYKPKKLKYSSYKGEITPAVPNILNRNFHADAPNQKWLTDITEFPLHDGKVYLSPIIDCFDGAPVCWTIGESPDATLVDEMLDKAVATLHEGETPIIHTDRGSHYRWPGWIERMKKYGLTRSMSRKGYTPDNAACEGFFGILKNEFFYSRNWGKVDKEEFKVELEKYLEWFCTKRIKVRLNGMSPMDYRKLYLDKQPV